GGGTAGCTGCTTATATTCCAAAATTCCTTACATCATATATTTGTATCTTTTCTAATTCACGAAAGCTGTATCTGTGGACTGTTaagataatattatacatacaatcgattttgtttttcaaagtCTAACGggttaaataattatttaatgcTTTTAGGCGATGATGTATGTATTACATACGTTGTATACTATACTGAACTTTGCTATAATTTGAttgaatcaaaaattcattaatatttaatatccCTGTTGAATTTAATTCTAATATCATCGATCGATACATTATCTCGAAAATACAATATTTCTtcgtgtttgattttttttttttcatttcatttgtcaAACTCCTTTTCCCAGTAAGATTTGGTCTTGCCTAAAAAAACTGCtctattataatattacaacAAACATTTAATTTCTTGTGTATCACAGAATACAATAAtcttcatcttttttatttgaatattgaagTTGCGAAaatagatttaaaattttctatcatttttttttttttaactctctCTTACGTAAAGGCCTTAAttaagtatatattttttttatttttatcaattcatCAGGACTTTGAATACTTTGGAAAAacatttcgttttcttttgccaaaatatcgaatttatacatattgtattattatatacacgctttatacgaatatttaaacttaatttttttaattaaattaacatCCTAGCTTATATATCTATTTACGAAATAAGATTTTAGGTTTTGGTACTAAAACTTTTATACGATCGTCTTACCAAGTATAAATAGCACATCCTTTTCTAGCAGCCGAAACCAAACTctcgtttgaaattaataaaaaatatttcatgccGCGACTGCCATTAAGGGATAACGATTAGTATTCAAAAATCGTTTACTCCatcattttttcgtttattctcTTTCTTAGTCAAATTGTTGTCAGACGAACTTGGAAAATAtccgaaaattttaaacagcGTTAGGTTTGTAAAATTAGTATGAAATTTTACAGCACAGCAAGCGTTCTTGTGAACGAAAAAACGTCTTTTCAGTGAATCTCAACTTCATATTGTATTCACTTTTTTGCACTACTGCTTCGACCAACGTCAATGGTCTTACCGACGGCACTTTTTTTACCAATCGCGGACATAGTTCTCGTAGGATtagtatttttgtttatttcaaacCTCTGCTGCAATGAGGCAACGTTCGATTTACTACCAGCAGCTTTTTGAACGGGATTTACTTTAGTCGTTTCGCCACCGACCTTTGCCTCATTTTTCGCCGATGTTTTCGTTTGCAAGGCAGTTTTATTCGCCGTACTTTCCTTAGCCGATAGAGATTTAGCTATACTCGTATTACCAGTTGGCGATTTTTTCTTATCGACAAGACTAGCAGACTTCATCAATATGGCTGTTGGTTTTGGTGGCGTAGTCGGTGTTTTTACACTCCTTGTCATCGTCGgtgtttttacaatatttttcattgtccCGGTCATGGCTTTAGGATTGTTGCCTAGGACATCCGGCGACTTCGTCATATTCTGGCTAGAGTTTGAACAGCTTGAAACTAGGTCAGGACTATTTGTAGCGGTCAAATTTAGCGCCGAACTCTTTGGACTTGACGAAGTACTCTTCAACGACATCGTACTCAAATTTGAGCTAgatccatttttattcaaattatttgacgaCCTGTTTAAATTTGTATTAGATTTGTTCAAGCTCGGGTTAGACTTGTTCAAACTTCCGCTTTGCTTACTAGATTTCAAACTGGTCTCCGATCCCTGCCTGGAGGTCTTTAGGCTCGTGTCAGACCCTTGCCTTGTGGGCTTGAGGCTTGATTCCGTGGCACCCTGTTTACCAGTCTTAGTATTCGAATCAAGCATCTGTTTCGACGTAAACGGTTTGCCAAGATTAGGCGGAGTCTTTGTCCTGTTCAACGGGGGCTTGGCGGGTATTTTagattcttcttttttctcatctttctTCAAGCTCGTGGCCAAAGATGCCATCGTTTTATTCGTAGTAGTGGAAAATGGTTTGAAATTAAGATTACCATCACTCGGTTTCATTCCGAGCTGTTTGGACATCTCATCGTTGATATTTGGGTTGTTAGAATTCAGGGTGGTTAACTTGCTCTTGCACACGCTCTTAGAATCCTTCTCAATCAGCTGCGCCTTCGGTTTATCAGAATCTTTCTTATCCTCAGACCGTGGCACGTTCACTGCCGATGGATTTAGGTAGCCAGAGCTGGTCGTCGAACTTGCAGAATTGAATTTACTCGAAGGCGAAGTTGAGTAGATACTACCCGGGGCTTTGTAGTGACTCGAATTAATATAAGTTCCCAACGAGCTGTTTGACCCGAgattttctgagttcttgtCCATctcttccttctcttttttctttctcgcaAGCGTCGACGTCGAGTAAATAGAGTCAAAATTTCTGTTAGATATTTCGGAAACAATTTCGGACAGCAGTCCCATCGAATCAGCGCTGCTTCCCGACTTCGGTGAGGTTTCCAAGGGTTTCGGTGACTTGTACTCATTCTGTATAACGGGCAGTTGGGGTTCAACTTTATTGCGACTTTTTTCAGGCACTGATTCTTCTATCACCGCATAAATATTGTCACTGGACGGAGATTCTTCCATTATTTTACCAAGCGAAGGCTCATTCATCAGATTCATGCAGTCGTCGTAAGCGTTGTCTTGGACACTTGGAGCGCTTTTTATCGGCGGATTTTGGTAGCCTGGTAATCCGGGAATCTTTACACCCGTTTCCGAGATCTTTTCATTCGAAGGCATTCTCGGCGGTCCCGGAGGAGGTGAAGTTGGTCTAGTGCTGGCCGGTATGCTGGTGGGTCTTTTTGCAGCACTGGCTTGTCTCATCGAGCCAAAAGTGTGAATGGCAGGTTTTGCAGTGATTTTGCTGTCTCTCATGGACTGTGCTCGCATAACTACAGCCTTCTTTTCTTCCCCGTCAACCTCGGAATGAACAACCGGGATGGCAGGTGTCGATATTTCGATTTCCTTTTGAGGTATGGGATTGGAAATCTCCAAGTTCCTCAGTATCTCCTTATCGATCACCTTGTTCGCCTTGTGGTGTTGATTTCTCGGGAGCGTATTTGTGTTCTTATCCTCTTTCTGAGCTGGTTGTGAGTTTGACCTCATAATACTAGAGTTTGGACGCAATATGGAAGCTATTCGATTCAGAGCGCTTCCCTTCTCTGGTTTCTTTTCCGCTTCCGGTAATATCACATTTGTCAAGGGAGTGCTGTTCGGCCTTGGCGGTTTCGGAGGAATCGACGTTGATGTTATAGTTAGAATCTCGGGTGTCACTTTTACCGGTATATCAGGAGCTGGTCTGCTCGGTACTTTAGGACCGATTATTTCTACGGACGTACAAGTCGTTGTCGATAGTACAGGGCTGCTTATCAATGGTCTGGCGTTGCAGCCCGGATTCAATGGAGGAAGAGCTGGGgcgattgaaatttgattggCGTGGACAACGCCGCTGGACAGCGTACTTCTCAGGGTGTTACTTCGCTGGGCTAATTTAACGTTAGTCTTTATAGCTACTGTCGGAACGGTCGGCGGCGGAGGCGCAGGTTTCGACGGTTCGGCAAGTTTGGGTAGATTCTGGATCGGGGTAATTGTGTACCCCTTAAACTGACCAAATAGATTATTGTTGAATCGCTCGTCTCTCTCTGCTTTTGGCAGCAGGCTCGCACAGGCTGAATCCTGGCTGAGAGTAGAGTCGATCGTCTCAATGTTTCGGGGTATGGGACTCGAACGTTCGATCGTCTTGATAGACAGGGTGTTGGCAGCTCGTTCGACCCTGAAATTTCAAGCAATTGTTAAGCGAGGATGTTGTCGGGGTAAAAAGCGTGATAATGAAGTAACTACAACAGTTTTCAAAGTACGGACGATTGTACTGTAatgaataaacgaatgaacAACTGGAATACAGCCAGCGAGCATGATGCTAAACTAATAACTGTATTTCAGCTAACATTCAAACCATTTAAACAAACTTCATATCTGACTTTACaagtataatatgtaaaatcGTATGCTgcatatcaattattatctgAATTGAACCTGTACCAACATCATGATAATCAACCTATTCaaccaaataattaaatctatctatctatttatAAACATAACAAGAGTAAGATTCacaaacaatattttaatacacAAGCATGCACGGTTCTCTAAAGAGCTGGGTATAGTTAGTAAAAGATTAGAAAGTTATTAGCAAGCAATGGAAAAAGGAAGAATGtcaaattatgagaaaaacaGAACGGGTTTTACATAagtactatttttttttttttttatttattattattattatgcataCAAAAGTACAGACTGTCCATAGCAATATACATGCTTAAATAATTAagtatcatcatcatcatcatcatccttCACTGCATTGAATCACTGAAAACTGAGTGTGAGTACGCCAGCTTCCAGCAAGGATCAGTCGATTATCTCATTTTCTCTCAATTGCAAGTTCATGTTGCCTGAGTTTGTTAATTTGAgggtagaaagaaaaaggaaccAACGGTGCTCGATATTAGAAAATTAATCGAATTTATGTCTTCTTTCGATAGAGCaattcgaaaacaaaattgaactCTCTAATGCCTAATATGAgttcaataactgaaattattGAAGGAGAATTTTATCATAAGAATCAACTTTGTTTAGGTTAAACATGCCCATGCAACTACatctgtgaaaataataaagttaGAACAAGGCGAAATGAATTTCCattgtttaaatttaaatcaaatgCTGGTTAGCTAATTTACGAAGTGCGGTTCAAAATTCATGCATTTGATGCACGTATTAaccatttgtttatttcatattGACAATATATCaccaatttaatttattttactactactactactactactactactactactactactactactactgctaagactaaaaataaaatatactaaAACATGTAATTTGTTCTCATCTTTGTTGTTTAATTTCCATCTTTTTGTTCTTCTCTGTTCATGCAAACAATAATTCATGCGACGAACGATGCTAATATCATTTGCAAATGTGAGATTCGTTTACTATGCTTCATGAAATTGACAAATAACTACACTTTATCCTAATagtatattaaatttatacaaagtGCAAATCAGCGGTAACTGATGATGGCGAAATAATATTAGTTTCTATTACCTAATTAGTaaaatgagataaaattaATCATATTTGTCAAAATAAAGAAGAGAGTATCACTATTAAAAACATACTTGTGTTATTGCGGATAAAGCATAGTATCGTTCATCAAAATGTGGTTTTCGTAATATTAAAAACCAAccaaaattgaatattttaaattctaGTCTTACATAACGAACTTACCACACTAAACATGTTAGCCAATAGACTCTACATTGTCCAGCAGGTAAGAGAGAATAACAAAGCGTACGATACGATACTACGATCAAGATCAAATCAACTAAGTATTTTGCTAACAATATGACTTTCCAAATATtgcatgtttaaaaaaataaaatttcttaaaaatattgtcaattataGATTAATAGTTCTAATGATATTCTAGGAATTGAATCAAATTGGAATCACGATTAATAGAGTGTATATGTTGCAACAATAAActtaaaattcacaaatacACAAAacgagaagtgaaaaaaaaaaaaaaaattaaattataaattgaagaaaagagaataaaCAAAATGTTAAAATCATGGTTTCTAGACCACAAATAAAGAGCTTATTACAATACACAGATAATTTGTTCTTTGCCAGTCTGACGTCCCGATTTTGAGCATTTGTCCTCATATAAAGGTATCACTAGAGATACATATGTCATGTAGTATATAAATTGTGACTTGATTGAttacatttataataattgatatgcaactagatatatatatatatatattatttcaatatacCGCAGCTGTTAAAACAGCTGGTACTCAGTTCGACtgtttaatattaataaatattatctcCCGCAACTTAAAACCACCACCACACAGCCCTCCCCCCCTGTAATGTAATGCATAAATCACAAAGCTTTAAGAGTTCTCAAACAGTTATGATCCATGCACTAGATTTTCTAACTGttatatgtaaaaatatatcttaAAGATGTGAGTATTTGAGATCGTATGTAAGGATATTTCCTAATCcattatagaaaaaattactatCGGTCTCTAATTGTAgtgagaaattgttttttttaatatcaagGATTTAAGTGAGCTCTCCCGTTAAATGTCCAGCTTCTGAAATTACAGATATTAAGcaacaaattttatacacaaaaATCGTGTCAGGTATCAAACCTGATACACGAAACATAAATTATTACCAAATTCGGCCAAAGTGAGACAGGTTGAAAGTTTGAGCAGGAAATGTCGGAACAAAAACTGAGATATTTTAATTCCATAATTTCGGTTTAAGATTTTGAGGTGGAGCAGGTGGGGGAGGAGCCTTTTTATTGTAAAACAGTACGGTCGATTTTGGTGTTGGATTGGATACGTTGGTATCCGATGTGTTTGGAGTAATGCCAGAAGTGCTACAGGGGCTTTCTGTCAAATGTTGAAACTTAAGCTCAGTCTTAACTTTAAgacctttgaaatttttcgacggTCTTCTTTGAAAGTTTTGTATCTGTTCGGATATTTTCGTACCTAATTCCTTCTTTGGTGCTGGGAGAATTTcggttttatattttttaacaccGCCGGGCATAGCGAGAAATTCCTGAGGATGGATGAACTCCAGTTTCAGATCATTATTCAAAGGCGTTGATTTCTGAACTTCGATATTACTGCTGCAGCCCATGACGTCAGGATTAGTACTCGATACCAAATCAGTCTTTGTTATTTGCAAATGAAGTTTGTTAGGCTCGTTATCGCTaatagtgaaaattttatggtcCTTTCCGTCTTGACTCGGCCCAGTTTTCGTTCTATCAGTCAAAAACTGAGGTACTAATTTCCTCAACAGATTAGCACTGCTCATACAATTACTCAAGCTTACACTTATACTCGGACCAACGTAATCGGCATGAAGTTGGCTCTTAGGCGGGTTACGCTTCAACTTAAAGCAATTTAGATTAGGTACGTACGCTGATGTAGCGCCTTTCTTCCACTTATATCTTCCGCTGTGCCTGGACCATACGAATAATCCTATCAGCACCAAGACGGGCACGATACCGAAGAAAATAACGTACAGCGATATTAAGAAGTCTCTTCGTGctgtaattgaaaaagaaaatttggcTTTTACGAGTTAATGTTTTACAAATTATGCCCAAGGCTtagctctgaaattttttcaacataacCGCTTTAAATAAACAAGTACagaggtataaaaataataaaaatgacttACCGTTCGGATCTTCAGCAGGACCGCTATCGATGGAACCGCCAACGCCAGTCTCGTCACATCTGGGCGGTTGAAATCCTAGGCGACAGTGACAGTGGCCCTGACTATTACAAACCCCATTCCCACTGCAATTATTTGGACAAGCATCGCTGCCAGCAGGTGAAGTAAGTCTCATCGCCGCGACGGGCATACACTTTTGGTTAACGCACATCTGATtgtcgtgaaataaaaatgatttgatAGTATCGGCGACGCTAGAGTAataaacgattttttcaaacttctatAAGTTTGGCTCATATTTACCTTTCCAGTGCCACATTTAGCTCCGTCTGGCACAAGACCAGGGTCAACTTCGTTCAACCCTAGATCAACGATCGCTGTTCTACAAGGTATAATTTGGCCACCACTGTTCAAAAAGGAGTGACTGAGAATAGCGACTGTTTCCATGCCAAATTCAAGTCGTTCGTTGAGATGCTTACAGTGAAGCATGCCGCAGAGACTATCTCTGTAAATGGAAAATCATCATCGTTTAATCGCTTTTGTGTTTTGCCTTGCGAATGGAACAGCAAGTGAAATAAGATTACACCACCTCGAAACTTATGGTAGAAACTAATTTTACAACATAGTGTTTGTTCAAAATTCTACAGGAATGCGAGCGAGTCCGAAAATCGTGGATATTCGTTGATGATTTGTGTTTTTTATACACCTTCAAACCAAGTACTAAGAGCTTCCTGAGAAGCAGAGTGTTTTTTACATAAGAGGTAAAGTTGACCGAACCTTCAATATCAACATTCATCTAAGCTCCCACAATGCCGTAATCACTTAATTAACAAGATAACTGAAAACTCTGATCAATATAATTAACTCACGCGTCATTGCACCTGATGTAAGTATCGTTGACTCTGTTATACCCGCAGTTACCGTACTTCGATCCCTTGTTATTCATGACGTAGCACTGCGAGTCGGAGGAAGAGCCTGAGGGTCCCCACAAAAGTTTGCACTGATCATTGCGAGTCCTACAAGTACCTTGATAACAGAAAGCTTTTCCATCGCTGCAAGTTTCTCCGTCAATTTTATATACATCAGAGGGGCAAAATTCGCTCTGACCCGAACAATATTCTGGTAAGTCGCACTCGTGTTCAGCCGAACGGCATTCCATTCCCGCAGCTTTGGGTCTGCATGTATTGAAATCGCAACATTCTCCTGTAGCGCAGCTCGCGTTAGCATGAAGCATGCAAGAGGTAGCGTTGCAGCAAGGATTGTCGCAGTTTTCTTCCAACCCGCAATCGCACTGTTCTCCAGGCTCGACGAAACCGTTCCCGCACATCGAACTGCCGAAAAGTTTCTCCGGCTTATTTCTCAGGCAGTAATCCATACCGTGCTCGAAAGCGAGAGCCAGGTATTCCAGCGAACAAGAAGACCAGTGTGTGGGTCCTGTCGATCCACTGGAAGGAGCCATTATGCATCTATCCTCCGGACAGCTGCACTCAAGTGTGTCGTGCTCCATGCCAAAATTGTGCCCCATCTCATGGGCGATTGTAGCCGCTACCAGACCGATGACATTGGAATGGTCCATCGAAACACCACcagaaaattcaaaagtaCAGATCGGACCTTTCAGAGCCTTGCCCACAACGCCGCCTTCAAATTCTACTTTCCTGTACGTCAAGAaagaaaattcgttgaaaataaatagaacCATAAAAAGGTATTCAACTATTTTATCATCTCTGATATATTTTATAGCGTCACTCACGTCAAAAGCTGCGCGTTGTCGTTGGGTATGTTTCTGACCAAATGCTCTCTGCGGTATTTCAAAAAGTTGGACAGAGTCGTCTCACCATTTGACGAAAGCGTAATTTCATCTACTTCCGTCCAAACTTCGATACCCACCAAagcgatgaaaatatttaaaggcGAGTACAGCTGAAAAACACATGATTACACATTATTGTGTGATATCAATAGTTTACGGTCCGTATTCATTTatataaaaaccaaaaaaaaagaattatatgtatacatagatatatcatatatatatataggtttCCTCGCATTAATACCTTTCGTTTTGTATCtggagtatatatatatattttcattaattatccAAACTCCAGATACAAAACGAAAGGTATTAATGCGAGGAAAATCTGCCGATCATACTCttcatttgaaaatcgattcaaTCGATACAGTTTGTCAAATAGGTTCATTCGCATAATTTACTCACAGCATTTATAATGTTGGCAATATCTTTGCAGTGATGATAAACCCTGGCCATGTTTTTACCCAGGGCAAAGTATCCCTTCTGATCGATGACCATGACCAACTCTACATAACGGGATTCCTTGTTTGCATTATACGGGCCCCGAATAACACCGGTATCTCTTTTATACTGTTAGAAAAGTgaacaaaatttgttttttaatttaaaacgataatcaaaatcacaaatactgtcaagaaaaaaagaaacgtttaGTTAAATTTACCCTGAGCATTCTGTTATTCTCTAGATGATCACGAATGCTGTGAGGCTGAGTTCCAGTATATCCTAAAACATGGAACAAGTACGGAATCAATAAATATCATTAATGCGGCAAAGAAATTACGAACTAGAAATTTAACATCAACCATAGATAAATGAGACAGTTACCGCAAGTATTATTCGCTACAAGATCGTCGTGCTTGTAGAGAAAATGTGGAGCCTCGAGAGTTTCGTCTTGAGGATGAATATAGTGGAGAGTTTTCCCGTCAAAAACAACCCCGCTCATTCCCCTGCAAGTTGATACCGCTGCCCAAGAATCTGGTATACCTCTGATGCTTCCTTGGTACTGACAAATCTCAATTTCCTTTAAAAAGAACAAACAAAATGTGATTTCCTCCTTTATGCTAATTTCAGTTCAATcgtaaagaaaagaaaagataagGGAGCGCTTGAGGAGAATTGCATTAGAAGTGCGGTCGTATAAGTTTAAACATAAGAtcactgaagaaaaaaacaaagtaaagTAGACTAAACGTGAATGGCTACTAAAAGTTCAAATAAAGTGTACAATATGTTTGAAGATCGGAGATAATTGTTAAACCactagaagaaaaaaataaaaacagagaaAATAGTTTTTGTCACCTCTTTTGAAGGTTTCACTGTCTCAAAGGAACCCTTTTTAATTTGATGACGCAGCTGGTGTCCAACGGGTATAAGATCGGTGTTAAGTCGTAGATCAAGGGTATGTTCAACTCCATCGACAGTAAATGCGACCGTCAACAGCTCCGCGTGTTTTAATccctgaaataaaatgaaaacgaacGATTAGAAGCAATcgaaactgtgaaaaaataacgaatatcacggggaaataaatgaaaataaaagcgaGATCAAAAGTAGCGTGAagaattctaattttttccacaactgTGACTTACGGTTCATGTTGTAAAACGGCTGTTCGAACGTTCAACTCCCTGCTTTATTgtgtttaaatttaaaatttttaattttaaataaagttTAAATCTAGTATTTACTTATAATATTAAAGATTTTACATCCGTGATTTCGAGTGATCATTGTGCATGTGACATTTTTGTcggggaaaaataatttcgcgaTTCAAGAAacggtttcaaaaaattacaggGGCAAATGCTGTTTGCActttgttaaattttgaaaattaataattcgtATAAATACTTATTTGGTAAACATTATCGGAATCCGGTAGTTAATGTAACAACTAATCGCTCTGGTTGATTTTATACAAGGGCAAATAATAAGTAACTTTCCAGTAACCGACTAAAATTTGTTCCTTAAgactcgtaaatttttttgttgttgatAGACGAAATACTGATTAGATATGCTGGCGCATAAAAGAAAACGTAAATCAAATTATAAACCACGTATTGCCGTTACGATATTCTTTGGATCGTAAAAATTTAGATCGACTTTTACGTTGAATCATCTCATGAGTCAAACGGTCAAAACTCGGACAAGATCGAATTTTCGAATGGTAAAAGTTCCAAGTCTCGTTCAAATTTCCGAAGGCTTAAAGCTTGAGATCCGAATAATTCTCCAATCAatcacgaaaaataaattagcaaaaattttcatcgggATTTAACCCagaaacgtttcaaaattcgaatcattggtaattttgaatttcgaacagATGAAATTCGACAGAATTCTATCGATCTGTTTCGAATGGTACAAGTTTCAAGTCTCGTTCAAATTCTCGAAGGCTTGAAACTTGAGTTCCGAATGATCAagctcgaaaaaaaaaacttgcaaaaattttcatcggaaTCGGACCCAgaaacgtttgaaaattagaattgttcgtaattttgaatttcgaacagATGAAATTCGACAAAATTCGGTTGATCTTAATTTGTCTTAAATCCAAAATCTTACTCACGaacg
The Neodiprion lecontei isolate iyNeoLeco1 chromosome 3, iyNeoLeco1.1, whole genome shotgun sequence DNA segment above includes these coding regions:
- the LOC107216740 gene encoding uncharacterized protein LOC107216740 isoform X1, whose product is MASRECGWCSSSLRPSSLGVIATTATPGKVLCLLVLFTLVQPGIIFAQSVSPRPREPSLDFTSHSVIHPKLFHARTKREIFSTKENDLRHAELLTVAFTVDGTERVLDLRLNNDLIPVGHQLRRQVKKGSFDTYTPSKEEIEVCQYQGSVRGIPDSWAALSTCKGLNGVLFDGKSLHYIQPQDETIEAPHFIYKHDNFVANNTCGYEGTQHRHSVHNDIIDNNEMIRHKRDAGLIRGPYNSNKNTRYVELVMVVDKLGYDAMSRNLTRVHQHAKDLANIVNALYTPLNIFVALVGIEVWTEVDEISLSVNGEMTLSNFLKYRREHLVRNIPNDNAQLLTKVEFEGGVVSKALKGPICTFEFSGGVSMDRSNVIGLVAATIAHAMGHNFGMEHDTLDCSCPEDRCIMAPSSGSTGPTHWSSCSLEYLALAFEHGMDYCLRNKPEKLFGSSMCGNGFVEPGEQCDCGLEENCDNPCCNATSCMLHANASCATGECCDFNTCRPKAAGMECRSAEHECDLPEYCSGQSEFCPSDVYKIDGETCSDGKAFCYQGTCRTRDSQCKLLWGPSGSSSDSQCYVMNNKGSKYGNCGYNRVNDTYIRCNDADSLCGMLHCKHLNERLEFGMEEVAILSHSFLNSGGQIIPCKTAIIDLGLNEMDPGLVPNGAKCGTDKMCLNQKCVPVAEVKLSTPAGNEACPNNCNGNGVCNSLGHCHCNPGFPPPLCNEEFNGGSIDSGPVKSRVPSSDFNNNVEVTLTVSHPRTKRELSSTKEDGLKHAELLTVAFTVDGVEHTLDLRLNTDLIPVGHQLRHQIKKGSFETVKPSKEEIEICQYQGSIRGIPDSWAAVSTCRGMSGVVFDGKTLHYIHPQDETLEAPHFLYKHDDLVANNTCGYTGTQPHSIRDHLENNRMLRYKRDTGVIRGPYNANKESRYVELVMVIDQKGYFALGKNMARVYHHCKDIANIINALYSPLNIFIALVGIEVWTEVDEITLSSNGETTLSNFLKYRREHLVRNIPNDNAQLLTKVEFEGGVVGKALKGPICTFEFSGGVSMDHSNVIGLVAATIAHEMGHNFGMEHDTLECSCPEDRCIMAPSSGSTGPTHWSSCSLEYLALAFEHGMDYCLRNKPEKLFGSSMCGNGFVEPGEQCDCGLEENCDNPCCNATSCMLHANASCATGECCDFNTCRPKAAGMECRSAEHECDLPEYCSGQSEFCPSDVYKIDGETCSDGKAFCYQGTCRTRNDQCKLLWGPSGSSSDSQCYVMNNKGSKYGNCGYNRVNDTYIRCNDADSLCGMLHCKHLNERLEFGMETVAILSHSFLNSGGQIIPCRTAIVDLGLNEVDPGLVPDGAKCGTGKMCVNQKCMPVAAMRLTSPAGSDACPNNCSGNGVCNSQGHCHCRLGFQPPRCDETGVGGSIDSGPAEDPNARRDFLISLYVIFFGIVPVLVLIGLFVWSRHSGRYKWKKGATSAVERAANTLSIKTIERSSPIPRNIETIDSTLSQDSACASLLPKAERDERFNNNLFGQFKGYTITPIQNLPKLAEPSKPAPPPPTVPTVAIKTNVKLAQRSNTLRSTLSSGVVHANQISIAPALPPLNPGCNARPLISSPVLSTTTCTSVEIIGPKVPSRPAPDIPVKVTPEILTITSTSIPPKPPRPNSTPLTNVILPEAEKKPEKGSALNRIASILRPNSSIMRSNSQPAQKEDKNTNTLPRNQHHKANKVIDKEILRNLEISNPIPQKEIEISTPAIPVVHSEVDGEEKKAVVMRAQSMRDSKITAKPAIHTFGSMRQASAAKRPTSIPASTRPTSPPPGPPRMPSNEKISETGVKIPGLPGYQNPPIKSAPSVQDNAYDDCMNLMNEPSLGKIMEESPSSDNIYAVIEESVPEKSRNKVEPQLPVIQNEYKSPKPLETSPKSGSSADSMGLLSEIVSEISNRNFDSIYSTSTLARKKKEKEEMDKNSENLGSNSSLGTYINSSHYKAPGSIYSTSPSSKFNSASSTTSSGYLNPSAVNVPRSEDKKDSDKPKAQLIEKDSKSVCKSKLTTLNSNNPNINDEMSKQLGMKPSDGNLNFKPFSTTTNKTMASLATSLKKDEKKEESKIPAKPPLNRTKTPPNLGKPFTSKQMLDSNTKTGKQGATESSLKPTRQGSDTSLKTSRQGSETSLKSSKQSGSLNKSNPSLNKSNTNLNRSSNNLNKNGSSSNLSTMSLKSTSSSPKSSALNLTATNSPDLVSSCSNSSQNMTKSPDVLGNNPKAMTGTMKNIVKTPTMTRSVKTPTTPPKPTAILMKSASLVDKKKSPTGNTSIAKSLSAKESTANKTALQTKTSAKNEAKVGGETTKVNPVQKAAGSKSNVASLQQRFEINKNTNPTRTMSAIGKKSAVGKTIDVGRSSSAKK